The Streptomyces sp. NBC_01197 genome window below encodes:
- the deoC gene encoding deoxyribose-phosphate aldolase, whose product MPTTAPSPGTPGEGPASRPGDAPSAGGLADVTASDSALRRFLHGLPGVDAVGLEARAAALGTRSIKTTAKAYAIDLAISMIDLTTLEGADTPGKVRALAAKAVHPDPTDRTAPMTAAVCVYPDMAATAKAALNGADVKVASVATAFPAGRAALPVKLADVRDAVAAGADEIDMVIDRGAFLSGRYLSVFDEIQAVKAECVRPGGTAARLKVIFETGELSTYDNIRRASWIGMMAGADFIKTSTGKVAVNATPANTLLMLEAVRDFRAQTGIQVGVKPAGGIRSTKDAIKFLVLVNETAGADWLDSHWFRFGASSLLNDLLMQRQKLSTGRYSGPDYVTVD is encoded by the coding sequence ATGCCCACCACCGCCCCCTCCCCCGGCACCCCCGGCGAAGGACCCGCCTCCCGCCCGGGAGACGCTCCCTCCGCCGGCGGTCTCGCCGACGTGACCGCATCCGACAGCGCACTGCGCCGCTTCCTGCACGGGCTGCCCGGCGTCGACGCCGTCGGCCTGGAAGCGCGCGCCGCCGCCCTCGGCACCCGTTCGATCAAGACCACGGCGAAGGCGTACGCCATCGACCTGGCCATCTCGATGATCGACCTGACCACGCTCGAAGGCGCCGACACCCCGGGCAAGGTCCGGGCGCTCGCCGCCAAGGCCGTCCACCCCGACCCGACCGACCGCACGGCCCCGATGACGGCCGCCGTCTGTGTCTACCCGGACATGGCCGCCACCGCGAAGGCCGCGCTGAACGGCGCGGACGTGAAGGTCGCGTCCGTCGCCACCGCCTTCCCGGCGGGCCGGGCCGCGCTGCCGGTGAAGCTCGCCGATGTGCGGGACGCCGTCGCGGCGGGGGCCGACGAGATCGACATGGTGATCGACCGGGGCGCGTTCCTCTCCGGCCGCTATCTCTCGGTGTTCGATGAGATCCAGGCCGTCAAGGCCGAGTGCGTACGGCCCGGGGGCACGGCCGCCCGGCTGAAGGTGATCTTCGAGACCGGTGAGCTGTCGACGTACGACAACATCCGCCGCGCCTCCTGGATCGGCATGATGGCGGGCGCGGACTTCATCAAGACGTCGACCGGCAAGGTCGCGGTCAACGCCACCCCCGCCAACACCCTGCTGATGCTGGAGGCGGTCCGCGACTTCCGCGCGCAGACCGGCATCCAGGTCGGCGTGAAGCCCGCGGGCGGGATCCGCTCCACCAAGGACGCGATCAAGTTCCTGGTGCTGGTCAACGAGACCGCGGGAGCCGACTGGCTGGACAGCCACTGGTTCCGCTTCGGCGCCTCCAGCCTGCTGAACGACCTGCTGATGCAGCGGCAGAAGCTCAGCACCGGCCGCTACTCCGGTCCCGACTACGTGACGGTGGACTGA
- a CDS encoding aldehyde dehydrogenase family protein — protein MALSSAALSSAFEYAPAPESRSVVDIAPSYGLFIDGEFTEAADGKVFKTVSPSTEEVLSEVARAGTADVDRAVQAARKAFAKWSALPGSERAKYLFRIARIIQERSRELAVLETLDNGKPIKETRDADLPLVAAHFFYYAGWADKLDHAGFGRRTADGHSGANPRPLGVAGQVIPWNFPLLMLAWKIAPALATGNTVVLKPAETTPLSALFFADICRQAGLPKGVVNILPGYGDAGAALVGHPDVDKVAFTGSTAVGKAIARSVAGTEKKVTLELGGKGANIVFDDAPIDQAVEGIVTGIFFNQGQVCCAGSRLLVQESVQEEVLDALKRRLSTLRLGDPLDKNTDIGAINSAEQLARIQKLADTGEAEGAERWSPACELPTSGYWFAPTLFTGVTQAHTVARDEIFGPVLSVLSFRTPDEAVAKANNTQYGLSAGIWTEKGSRILAVANKLRAGVVWANTFNKFDPTSPFGGYKESGYGREGGRHGLEAYLAPSSPEGKR, from the coding sequence ATGGCACTTTCATCCGCGGCACTCTCATCCGCGTTCGAGTACGCACCGGCTCCCGAGTCGCGTTCGGTCGTCGACATCGCCCCGTCCTACGGGCTCTTCATCGACGGCGAGTTCACCGAGGCGGCCGACGGCAAGGTCTTCAAGACCGTCAGCCCCTCCACCGAGGAGGTCCTGTCGGAGGTCGCCCGCGCGGGCACCGCCGATGTGGACCGCGCCGTACAGGCCGCCCGCAAGGCCTTCGCGAAGTGGTCGGCGCTGCCCGGCTCCGAGCGCGCCAAGTACCTCTTCCGTATCGCCCGGATCATCCAGGAGCGCTCGCGCGAGCTGGCCGTCCTGGAGACACTGGACAACGGCAAGCCGATCAAGGAGACCCGCGACGCGGACCTCCCGCTGGTCGCCGCGCACTTCTTCTACTACGCGGGCTGGGCCGACAAGCTCGACCATGCCGGGTTCGGCCGGAGGACGGCAGACGGGCACAGCGGCGCGAACCCCCGGCCGCTGGGCGTCGCGGGCCAGGTCATCCCGTGGAACTTCCCGCTGCTGATGCTCGCCTGGAAGATCGCCCCGGCCCTCGCCACCGGTAACACCGTGGTGCTCAAGCCCGCCGAGACGACCCCGCTGAGCGCGCTGTTCTTCGCGGACATCTGCCGCCAGGCGGGCCTGCCGAAGGGCGTCGTCAACATCCTTCCCGGGTACGGGGACGCGGGCGCCGCACTGGTCGGGCACCCGGACGTCGACAAGGTGGCCTTCACCGGTTCCACCGCCGTCGGCAAGGCCATCGCCCGCTCCGTCGCGGGTACGGAGAAGAAGGTCACCCTGGAGCTGGGCGGCAAGGGCGCGAACATCGTCTTCGACGACGCCCCCATTGACCAGGCCGTCGAGGGCATCGTCACCGGCATCTTCTTCAACCAGGGCCAGGTCTGCTGCGCGGGCTCGCGGCTGCTGGTCCAGGAGTCGGTGCAGGAGGAGGTGCTGGACGCGCTGAAGCGGCGGCTCTCCACGCTGCGCCTGGGCGACCCGCTGGACAAGAACACCGACATCGGCGCGATCAACTCGGCCGAGCAGCTCGCGCGTATCCAGAAGCTCGCGGACACGGGCGAGGCGGAGGGCGCCGAACGCTGGTCGCCCGCGTGCGAACTCCCCACGTCCGGCTACTGGTTCGCGCCCACGCTCTTCACCGGCGTCACCCAGGCGCACACCGTCGCGCGCGACGAGATCTTCGGCCCGGTGCTGTCGGTGCTGTCGTTCCGTACGCCCGACGAGGCCGTCGCCAAGGCCAACAACACGCAGTACGGCCTGTCCGCCGGCATCTGGACGGAGAAGGGCTCGCGCATCCTCGCGGTCGCGAACAAGCTCCGGGCCGGTGTGGTGTGGGCCAACACGTTCAACAAGTTCGACCCGACCTCGCCCTTCGGGGGCTACAAGGAATCGGGCTACGGCCGCGAGGGCGGCCGGCACGGCCTGGAGGCGTACCTCGCCCCGTCGAGCCCGGAGGGCAAGCGCTGA
- a CDS encoding aldehyde dehydrogenase family protein, whose product MSTEQQNRLSVFKTYKLYVGGKFPRSESGRVYEVTDSKGNWLANAPQSSRKDARDAVVAARKAFGGWSGATAYNRGQVLYRVAEMLEGRRDQFVREVADADGISKSKAGAVVDAAVDRWVWYAGWTDKIGQIVGGANPVAGPFFNLSTPEPTGVVAVLAPQDSSFLGLVSVVAPVIATGNTAVVIASATSPLPALSLGEVLATSDLPGGVVNVLSGKTAEIAAPLAAHQDVNAIDLTGADAELARDLEIAAADNLKRVLRPQAVDFTAMPGTERLTAFLETKTVWHPTGALGVSGSSY is encoded by the coding sequence ATGAGCACCGAGCAGCAGAACCGGCTGAGCGTCTTCAAGACCTACAAGCTGTACGTCGGGGGCAAGTTCCCCCGCTCCGAAAGCGGGCGCGTGTACGAGGTGACCGACTCCAAGGGCAACTGGCTGGCCAACGCCCCGCAGTCCTCCCGCAAGGACGCGCGTGACGCGGTCGTCGCCGCGCGCAAGGCGTTCGGCGGCTGGTCGGGCGCGACCGCGTACAACAGGGGCCAGGTCCTCTACCGCGTGGCCGAGATGCTGGAGGGCCGCCGGGACCAGTTCGTACGCGAAGTGGCGGACGCCGACGGCATCTCCAAGTCGAAGGCCGGTGCCGTGGTGGACGCGGCGGTCGACCGCTGGGTCTGGTACGCGGGCTGGACGGACAAGATCGGCCAGATCGTGGGCGGGGCGAACCCGGTCGCGGGCCCGTTCTTCAATCTCTCGACCCCGGAGCCGACCGGAGTGGTGGCGGTCCTCGCCCCGCAGGACTCGTCGTTCCTGGGTCTCGTGTCGGTCGTCGCCCCGGTCATCGCGACCGGGAACACGGCGGTCGTCATCGCCTCCGCGACGTCCCCGTTGCCCGCGCTCTCGCTGGGTGAGGTGCTGGCGACGTCGGACCTGCCGGGCGGGGTGGTCAATGTGCTGTCCGGGAAGACGGCGGAGATCGCCGCGCCGCTCGCCGCGCACCAGGACGTCAACGCCATCGATCTGACGGGTGCGGACGCCGAGCTGGCACGCGACCTGGAGATCGCCGCTGCGGACAACCTCAAGCGGGTGCTGCGTCCACAGGCTGTGGACTTCACGGCAATGCCCGGCACGGAGCGGCTGACGGCGTTCCTGGAGACGAAGACTGTCTGGCACCCCACGGGCGCCCTGGGCGTGTCGGGCTCGTCGTACTGA
- a CDS encoding uridine kinase family protein: MSHSQSIPTRVVLLAGPSGSGKSSLAARSGLPVLRLDDFYKEAGDPTLPQVPGSPDIDWDSPLSWDADAAVAAIQELCRTGRTNVPVYDISASARVGREALGIGPAPVFIAEGIFAADIVRRCEELGVLADALCLRGRPSTTFRRRLMRDLREGRKSVPFLLRRGWRLMRSERGIVARQSGLGAHPCDKREALGRLAAACTPAGSLGPARPARSARPV, from the coding sequence GTGAGTCACTCCCAGTCCATACCGACCCGCGTCGTCCTGCTCGCGGGCCCCTCCGGATCCGGCAAGTCGTCCCTCGCGGCGCGTTCGGGCCTGCCCGTCCTGCGCCTGGACGACTTCTACAAGGAAGCCGGCGACCCGACGCTGCCGCAGGTCCCCGGCAGCCCGGACATCGACTGGGACTCACCGCTGTCGTGGGACGCGGACGCGGCGGTGGCCGCGATCCAGGAACTGTGCCGGACGGGCCGTACGAACGTACCGGTGTACGACATCTCCGCCAGCGCCCGCGTCGGTCGCGAGGCGCTCGGCATCGGCCCGGCACCCGTGTTCATCGCGGAGGGCATCTTCGCTGCGGACATCGTGCGGCGGTGCGAGGAGCTGGGCGTACTGGCGGACGCGCTCTGTCTGCGCGGGCGGCCTTCCACCACGTTCCGGCGACGGCTGATGCGGGATCTGCGCGAGGGGCGCAAGTCGGTGCCGTTCCTGCTGCGTCGGGGATGGCGGCTGATGCGGTCCGAACGGGGCATCGTGGCACGGCAGTCGGGACTGGGGGCGCACCCGTGCGACAAGCGGGAGGCGCTGGGCCGCCTCGCGGCGGCCTGCACACCGGCCGGATCCCTGGGGCCCGCCCGTCCGGCCAGGTCGGCCCGGCCGGTCTGA
- a CDS encoding ATP-binding protein: MTSRSTGPTGSLPGPTVHRLLGRALCDAFRHEETDAASVRFTACALPPGGQAVGEGRRFTGSLLRDWSLSPLVDNAALIVSELLSNALRYGLGALPAWSAPGQAVWLGMLRRRGTVLFAVCDPSTAVPRIKEPDFLAQSGRGLHIIDCLSEAWGWTTPDNDGKAVWAAVSCPAGTGPDTSPAGQRAVGPWPVPAVGPVAARRTG, from the coding sequence ATGACATCCCGCTCGACCGGACCAACCGGCTCTTTACCCGGGCCCACGGTGCACCGCCTGCTGGGCCGTGCGCTGTGCGACGCGTTCCGGCACGAGGAGACAGACGCCGCGTCCGTCCGCTTCACGGCCTGCGCGCTGCCGCCCGGAGGTCAGGCGGTCGGCGAGGGTCGCCGGTTCACCGGATCCCTGCTGCGCGACTGGTCGTTGAGCCCGCTCGTCGACAACGCGGCGCTCATCGTCTCCGAACTCCTCAGCAACGCCCTGCGGTACGGGCTCGGGGCCCTTCCCGCATGGTCGGCGCCCGGACAGGCGGTCTGGCTGGGGATGCTGCGCAGGCGTGGGACCGTGCTGTTCGCGGTCTGTGACCCCAGCACCGCCGTCCCGCGGATCAAGGAACCGGACTTCCTGGCCCAGTCGGGCCGCGGTCTGCACATCATCGACTGCCTCAGCGAGGCCTGGGGCTGGACCACTCCGGACAATGACGGGAAGGCGGTCTGGGCCGCGGTCTCGTGTCCTGCCGGGACCGGCCCCGACACCTCACCGGCCGGTCAGCGGGCGGTCGGCCCGTGGCCGGTACCCGCCGTCGGGCCGGTCGCGGCGCGTCGAACGGGCTGA
- a CDS encoding DUF397 domain-containing protein, with the protein MRQIANGTRSDLIDNALWKKSQHSAPGGNCVEVAALPDGSVAMRNSRHPQGPALVYTRAEIAAFIAGAKDGEFDALST; encoded by the coding sequence ATGCGACAGATCGCGAACGGAACACGATCCGACCTGATCGACAACGCACTTTGGAAGAAAAGTCAGCACAGTGCCCCCGGAGGCAACTGCGTGGAGGTCGCGGCGCTCCCCGACGGCAGCGTCGCGATGCGCAACTCCCGTCACCCGCAGGGCCCCGCGCTGGTGTACACGCGTGCGGAGATCGCCGCGTTCATCGCCGGGGCCAAGGACGGCGAGTTCGACGCACTGTCCACCTGA
- a CDS encoding helix-turn-helix domain-containing protein, whose product MTAIQRPTSEQLSIRRYLDHQHTGPTALRILLGARLRRLRQDRGVSRVDAGRAIRASDAKITRLERGQVGFKQRDVIDLLTLYRVLDEESRADYLEMTRQANLPGWWHRYNDVLESWFELHVGLEEAASLIRTYEVQFLPGLLQTPEYARVITRLGYPSAPESKVNRLVDLRMERQKLLTRTEAPVLWTVVDEAVLRRPFGGAEVMRGQLEHLLEVAELPNVTLQIAPFSVGAMAAAGTPITILRFDEPDLPDKVYLEQLTGAVYLDKQEEIDQYSLIMDRLVTEADRPQDAAPFIKRLLDRT is encoded by the coding sequence ATGACCGCCATACAGCGGCCGACCAGTGAACAGCTTTCGATAAGGCGGTACCTGGACCACCAGCACACCGGTCCGACCGCCCTGCGCATCCTGCTGGGGGCACGGCTGCGCCGGCTCCGGCAGGACCGCGGGGTCTCGCGCGTGGACGCGGGCAGGGCGATCCGGGCGTCGGACGCCAAGATCACCCGGCTCGAACGCGGCCAGGTCGGATTCAAGCAGCGCGACGTCATCGACCTGCTGACCCTCTACCGCGTACTGGACGAGGAATCCCGGGCCGACTACCTGGAGATGACCCGGCAGGCCAACCTGCCGGGGTGGTGGCACCGGTACAACGACGTGCTGGAAAGCTGGTTCGAGCTGCATGTCGGCCTGGAGGAGGCCGCGTCCCTCATCCGCACCTACGAGGTCCAGTTCCTCCCCGGCCTGCTCCAGACACCCGAATACGCCCGGGTCATCACGCGCCTCGGCTACCCGAGCGCTCCCGAGTCCAAGGTGAACCGCCTGGTCGACCTCCGCATGGAGCGGCAGAAGCTGCTCACCAGGACCGAGGCGCCGGTGCTGTGGACGGTCGTGGACGAAGCCGTCCTGCGCCGCCCCTTCGGCGGGGCCGAGGTGATGCGCGGACAGCTCGAACATCTCCTCGAAGTGGCCGAACTTCCCAATGTGACACTGCAGATCGCCCCGTTCAGCGTGGGCGCGATGGCGGCGGCCGGCACCCCCATCACCATCCTGAGGTTCGACGAACCGGATCTGCCGGACAAGGTCTACCTGGAACAGCTGACCGGCGCGGTCTACCTCGACAAGCAGGAGGAGATCGACCAGTACTCGCTGATCATGGACCGCCTGGTCACCGAGGCGGACAGGCCGCAGGACGCCGCCCCCTTCATCAAGCGGCTCCTCGACCGGACATAG
- a CDS encoding SigE family RNA polymerase sigma factor — translation MNTLHSNNSGAVITRLHDVVTARNSEKSGAAGGRGCSRGTGRQHPAYMTVVDAPAAVAKAAVPSQAAAHGETTGERSSASEAEFTAYVQERRASLYATAYHLTGDRFEAEDLLQSALFSTYRAWDRISDKAAVGGYLRRTMTNLHISAWRRRKLNEYPTEQLPETVGDTDAMRGTELRAVLWQALARLPETQRTMLVLRYYEGRTDPEIAEILDISVGTVKSSIWRSLRRLREDNVLSFGRDEQESFGALVA, via the coding sequence ATGAACACACTGCACAGCAACAACTCCGGCGCAGTAATCACGCGGCTCCACGACGTGGTGACCGCACGCAACAGTGAGAAGTCCGGTGCCGCGGGAGGGCGGGGGTGCTCTCGTGGCACCGGGCGTCAGCACCCGGCGTACATGACGGTGGTTGACGCACCCGCGGCGGTCGCGAAGGCGGCCGTGCCGAGCCAGGCGGCGGCGCACGGGGAGACCACGGGGGAGCGGTCCTCCGCGTCGGAGGCAGAGTTCACCGCCTACGTACAGGAACGCCGCGCCTCCCTGTACGCCACCGCATACCACCTGACCGGCGACCGTTTCGAGGCCGAGGACCTGCTCCAGAGCGCGCTCTTCTCGACGTACCGCGCCTGGGACCGGATCAGCGACAAGGCGGCCGTCGGCGGGTATCTGCGCCGCACCATGACCAACCTGCACATCAGCGCCTGGCGCAGGCGCAAGCTCAACGAGTACCCGACCGAGCAGCTCCCGGAGACGGTGGGCGACACGGACGCGATGCGCGGCACCGAGCTGCGCGCGGTGCTCTGGCAGGCGCTGGCCCGGCTGCCCGAGACGCAGCGCACGATGCTGGTGCTGCGGTACTACGAGGGCCGTACGGATCCCGAGATCGCGGAGATTCTCGACATCAGTGTCGGCACGGTGAAGTCCAGCATCTGGCGCTCCCTGCGCCGGCTGCGTGAGGACAACGTCCTCAGCTTCGGCCGTGACGAGCAGGAGTCCTTCGGCGCACTCGTCGCCTGA
- the afsQ1 gene encoding two-component system response regulator AfsQ1 codes for MPFLLLIEDDDAIRTALELSLSRQGHRVATAATGEDGLQLLREQRPDLIVLDVMLPGIDGFEVCRRIRRTDQLPIILLTARNDDIDVVVGLESGADDYVVKPVQGRVLDARIRAVLRRGERESTDSAAFGSLVIDRSAMTVTKNGEDLQLTPTELRLLLELSRRPGQALSRQQLLRLVWEHDYLGDSRLVDACVQRLRAKVEDVPSSPTLIRTVRGVGYRLDTPQ; via the coding sequence GTGCCTTTCCTGTTGCTGATCGAGGACGACGACGCCATCCGTACGGCTCTTGAGCTGTCTCTGTCACGCCAGGGGCACCGGGTGGCCACAGCCGCCACCGGCGAGGACGGTCTCCAGCTGCTGCGTGAACAGCGGCCCGATCTGATCGTGCTGGATGTGATGCTGCCCGGAATCGATGGTTTCGAGGTGTGCCGGCGGATCAGACGCACCGACCAACTGCCGATCATCCTGCTGACCGCGCGCAACGACGACATCGACGTGGTGGTCGGCCTCGAATCCGGCGCCGACGACTATGTGGTCAAGCCGGTGCAGGGGCGGGTGCTCGACGCCCGTATCCGCGCCGTACTGCGCCGCGGGGAGCGTGAGTCCACCGACTCCGCCGCCTTCGGCAGTCTCGTCATCGACCGTTCGGCGATGACCGTGACGAAGAACGGCGAGGACCTCCAGCTCACCCCGACCGAGCTCCGTCTGCTGCTCGAACTGAGCCGCAGGCCCGGACAGGCGCTCTCCCGCCAGCAGCTGCTGCGGCTGGTCTGGGAGCACGACTACCTCGGTGACTCACGGCTGGTCGACGCCTGCGTGCAGCGGCTGCGCGCCAAGGTGGAGGACGTGCCGTCCTCGCCGACCCTGATCCGTACGGTCCGCGGCGTCGGCTACCGGCTGGACACGCCTCAGTGA